Proteins from a single region of Candidatus Anoxymicrobium japonicum:
- a CDS encoding fumarate hydratase (Catalyzes the reversible hydration of fumaric acid to yield I-malic acid), giving the protein MPMRVIDASKIGEAIESLCLDISTTLGDDVKSALEFFRSGERSELGRRVIDLIIENARVALEKGVPLCQDTGVFSVYVTVGAETLIKGDIEAIAASAVARATKRGALRSSIVNNPLDERDNTKDNTPAIVDVTISNDEKSTVGVLAKGGGCENASRIAMLSPGAGWKGVREFVLETISEVGAGSCPPLALGLGIGGSFDRAPALAKRALLLPLNSSSTSQSGQREKLSPAEGVAMREAELVEAVNCLGIGPGALGGTTTCIGARILSAPCHMACLPVALSVNCHSLRRKVIEI; this is encoded by the coding sequence TTGCCGATGAGAGTGATTGACGCTTCAAAGATAGGCGAGGCCATCGAGTCTCTCTGCCTTGATATATCAACAACTCTTGGCGACGACGTGAAAAGCGCGCTTGAGTTTTTCAGATCAGGTGAGCGCTCGGAATTGGGCCGTCGCGTGATAGATCTCATCATTGAAAACGCGCGCGTAGCGCTCGAGAAAGGAGTGCCTCTCTGCCAGGACACGGGCGTGTTTTCTGTTTATGTGACGGTGGGGGCTGAAACGCTCATCAAAGGCGACATCGAGGCCATCGCCGCGAGCGCCGTCGCGAGGGCGACGAAGCGTGGGGCGCTGCGATCGTCGATCGTGAATAACCCTTTAGACGAACGAGACAACACAAAAGATAACACACCGGCCATTGTGGACGTGACAATCTCGAATGATGAGAAATCGACCGTCGGCGTTCTCGCCAAAGGCGGCGGCTGCGAAAATGCGTCACGGATAGCGATGTTGTCACCGGGCGCCGGCTGGAAAGGCGTACGCGAGTTCGTCCTTGAGACAATCTCCGAGGTGGGCGCGGGGTCGTGTCCACCCCTGGCGCTTGGCCTGGGAATAGGAGGAAGTTTTGACCGCGCGCCGGCGCTCGCAAAGAGAGCGTTGCTCTTGCCGCTGAACTCATCTTCCACTTCTCAGAGCGGACAGCGCGAGAAACTGTCTCCCGCCGAAGGCGTCGCGATGCGAGAGGCGGAGCTTGTCGAAGCTGTGAATTGCCTGGGAATAGGCCCCGGCGCCCTCGGCGGGACTACGACGTGCATCGGCGCTCGAATACTCTCAGCGCCGTGCCACATGGCGTGCCTTCCAGTCGCGCTGAGCGTAAACTGTCATTCACTTCGCAGAAAAGTGATCGAGATATAG